Proteins encoded in a region of the Phacochoerus africanus isolate WHEZ1 chromosome 8, ROS_Pafr_v1, whole genome shotgun sequence genome:
- the AURKAIP1 gene encoding aurora kinase A-interacting protein isoform X2, translated as MFLVRLTSQLLRAVPGAGRSGSPRVSEILGRHACRPRYSTQPPGPSGIASLPGKHVHPELEEMLVPRKMSISPLESWLTIRYLLPRLGAGAPGTVSPAQLYQCPPSQVGEGVEQGDKEVRDAPQMQCKNILKIRRRKMNHHKYRKLVKRTRFLRRKVREGRLRQKQVKFERDLKRIWQKAGLKEAPAGWQTPKIYLKNQ; from the exons ATGTTCCTGGTGCGCTTGACTTCCCAGCTGCTCAGGGCTGTTCCCGGGGCAG GTCGCAGTGGGTCCCCGCGGGTCTCAGAGATACTGGGCAGGCACGCCTGCAGGCCTCGCTACAGCACGCAGCCCCCAGGCCCCAGTGGGATTGCCTCTCTTCCTGGCAAGCACGTCCACCCAGAGCTTGAGGAGATGCTGGTCCCCAGAAAGATGTCCATCAGCCCGCTGGAGAGCTGGCTGACCATTCGCTACCTCCTGCCCAGACTGGGCGCTGGGGCCCCAGGGACTGTGTCTCCAGCTCAGCTCTATCAATGTCCGCCTAgccaggtgggggaaggggtcgAGCAGGGGGATAAGGAGGTTCGGGATGCACCCCAGATGCAGTGCAAAAACATCCTGAAGATCCGCCGGCGGAAGATGAATCACCACAAGTACCGCAAGCTTGTCAAGAGAACCCGGTTCCTGCGGCGGAAAGTCAGGGAAGGGCGCCTGAGACAGAAGCAGGTCAAGTTCGAGAGAGACTTGAAGCGCATCTGGCAGAAGGCAGGCTTGAAGGAAGCCCCTGCAGGCTGGCAGACCCCCAAGATCTACCTGAAGAACCAATGA
- the AURKAIP1 gene encoding aurora kinase A-interacting protein isoform X1: protein MVRCVSRRRLAQTMFLVRLTSQLLRAVPGAGRSGSPRVSEILGRHACRPRYSTQPPGPSGIASLPGKHVHPELEEMLVPRKMSISPLESWLTIRYLLPRLGAGAPGTVSPAQLYQCPPSQVGEGVEQGDKEVRDAPQMQCKNILKIRRRKMNHHKYRKLVKRTRFLRRKVREGRLRQKQVKFERDLKRIWQKAGLKEAPAGWQTPKIYLKNQ from the exons ATGGTCCGCTGCGTCTCCCGGCGGCGTCTGG CTCAAACCATGTTCCTGGTGCGCTTGACTTCCCAGCTGCTCAGGGCTGTTCCCGGGGCAG GTCGCAGTGGGTCCCCGCGGGTCTCAGAGATACTGGGCAGGCACGCCTGCAGGCCTCGCTACAGCACGCAGCCCCCAGGCCCCAGTGGGATTGCCTCTCTTCCTGGCAAGCACGTCCACCCAGAGCTTGAGGAGATGCTGGTCCCCAGAAAGATGTCCATCAGCCCGCTGGAGAGCTGGCTGACCATTCGCTACCTCCTGCCCAGACTGGGCGCTGGGGCCCCAGGGACTGTGTCTCCAGCTCAGCTCTATCAATGTCCGCCTAgccaggtgggggaaggggtcgAGCAGGGGGATAAGGAGGTTCGGGATGCACCCCAGATGCAGTGCAAAAACATCCTGAAGATCCGCCGGCGGAAGATGAATCACCACAAGTACCGCAAGCTTGTCAAGAGAACCCGGTTCCTGCGGCGGAAAGTCAGGGAAGGGCGCCTGAGACAGAAGCAGGTCAAGTTCGAGAGAGACTTGAAGCGCATCTGGCAGAAGGCAGGCTTGAAGGAAGCCCCTGCAGGCTGGCAGACCCCCAAGATCTACCTGAAGAACCAATGA